Genomic segment of Bubalus kerabau isolate K-KA32 ecotype Philippines breed swamp buffalo chromosome 6, PCC_UOA_SB_1v2, whole genome shotgun sequence:
GGGGGACTTCCATTGGACAATGGATGAAAAGATTTGTCTACCTCAAAAGACAGACTCTTCATTCATGAGAAGCTTATGAGCTTGACAAGATAGACACCAGCTTCTGATGTTTTTGAAAACATGTAGTGAAACAGATTCAGTTTATAATCTTGTCCAATCCTGGATTGAATTCAGTCAAAGAGTCCAAAGTAGTTAGTCTGAAAATTCTGAGAAGATACAACTTTAAAAGCTAAAATTTGGATTAAGGGAGATTACCTGGGAGGTGAAGTGAAAGGCTCTGGGACTGGGGAAGAAGCCAAGCTCCTTCACACTTTTCAGCAAGGGGTCTTCCTGGCAAATTGGCAATTTCTGCTCAAGAAAAATGTGTATGAATGGTGGGGAGGGAGCAAGAGAAGATGATGCTGGTCCACAGGCTAGTTACACGAACATTGACAGGGAGAATCCCATCTGGGAACCACATTTAATGTATGAGAATGATTAATATTAACCTTCTTTTAGAGAGCTTTCTAGAAACTACCACAGCACCAGTCTTGAGAAAAGCAGAAGACATCATCTCTGGAGAGGCAAGGCAAGCGACCCAAGAAACTGCTCCTGTATTCTTTTATGATTAGTACTGTTAAGAAAATGGTCTGACAAAGTTTGTTCCTTTTGATTGATTCTAACTTGagttggcttagatggtaaagggtctgcctgcaatgcaggaaacctggggtcaggaggatcccctggagaaggaaatggaacccactccagcattcttgcctggagaatcccatggacggaggagcctggcgggctacacccatggggttgcagagttggacatgactgagtgacacacacaATTCGAGTTGAAGTAGCTGGCAGCAGGGCCAGGTGCCTCAGGCACGAAATTTAAGGAGATGCTTTCTCTTGGTGCCACCTTCAATTTTGCATCCTGGGAGCCCCAGTTTTGCATCACTTGCCCCATCATAGTACAGCCCCTGCCTGGAAGACATTTAACGACAGACCCACTTAGAAAGCCAGGAGGCTTTTTTTACTTGCTATCATCACCCAGTTCCTTCTCCCCCAGTGCCCCTTAAAAGCCTGGCATTTTGGTCAGGAATCTTTCTAGAATATTGCCACTTGGACTTAAGGGTGCAAACTTCAGCAGGACGTTTGTGAAGCTGgtatatgaaattattttcacaAACGCAcacccagggaaggcagagaagaCATGGTTCTGGCCGAGTTTAATTACATCAGCGGCTCCAAGCTTTCTGTGAGGGGCTCATTATTTCACACTTATCCAaagctctgccttccctgggtcAACGTGATATTCGTGGTGTGGGGGAATTGAAGGATGAGAATGGGACAGTAAAGTCACTGAAAAGAAGAAGGGATGAGGCACCAGAGTGCCCCAGGGACCATGGCAGAGCCGTGGGGACAGTGGACAGAGTGGCAGCAACTGGCTTGGAACTCTACCAGGTAAGACTTGAGCGTCTGCCTGTGAGTTCGGAATCTCTCTGCTTGACACACTGGGCATTGGTGGCCCATTCTGCACTCATTCGTGCTGTTCTCACCTTCCTTGCATGTTAGCATCTGAACACAAAGGAGATATCCAAgccttctcttctcctcccccTCTCATTCATGTCTCAGTGGCTCAACTGTGCCTCCTCCATCTCTATTGAACTTTCCTTTCTATGCATCATACCATTGGATTTTCTCCTGGTTAGGAGTGACTGAATTTACTTTTAGATCCTGGAAAAGTCAGTCACTGAATTAAACAGATTAAAATAATTTACCAAGGGAATTCGGTGTCCTTGTATTACTTTGTCACTTTGCAGTTATAGTACATTATCATTTCCACTCATTTCACATTGAAAGGACAATCTCTATGTTTGGTAATATTATTGTCCCCACTTTATGGatcaagaaactgaggctcagagaaatagaGACTTCCCCAACAGCAGCTGAGTAGTAAGGGCTGAGTGTGGGAGCAGAACTCAGCCCTTTGGATAACtattctagaacattttctattGATCCTTATTGCCTCTCCAGTCAACCCAAGGATGGATCCTGCAGAGCAATAAGAATGCTTTCAATCAGTTTTACCCAGATTTCTCTCCCATACTAACCACCTTTTGACTTTACCTTTTCTGGAACCAGTTCCTCCTATGCCATCATATCCTCATCCCCACACGCAATCAAGCCCTCACCTGGATAGTTCAGATGGGACACTATTAAGTAGATGGTGAAGTCCAGGAAAAAGCAGTTGCATTTCCAGGGGTTTCCACTCAGATACAGGGTCTGGAGTGTTATGAGGTTTTGGAAGGCAGCTTCATCCAAGGTCTGCAAGCCAGTATTTCTGAGGTCCAGGTATCTCAAAGAGCTGGTGTTGGCAAAGGTGTACTTGTTAAGTGATAACAGATGAGGGTTGTTGGAGATATTCAGCTGCAGCAGGTTGCTGAGCATGGAGAAACTGTACGGGGAGATGAAGGTTAGATTGTTGAAGCTGAGGTCAAGGTAGATGAGTCTGAAGACCCCGACAAAGGTATAATCCATCACCTCCTGAATCCTGTTCTTCTGGCAGTCCAAGTAAACAAGGTCACTGAGGAGTCCTAGATTCATCGCTGGCAAGAAACGGATCTTGTTATCATTCAGGTACAGCCTCCGGGTGTTCAGGGGTATGTCAGAGGGGT
This window contains:
- the LRRC52 gene encoding leucine-rich repeat-containing protein 52 — translated: MSLASGPGPGWLLFSFGMVLVSGSKCPNNCQCQDQEVICTGIQLTEYPSDIPLNTRRLYLNDNKIRFLPAMNLGLLSDLVYLDCQKNRIQEVMDYTFVGVFRLIYLDLSFNNLTFISPYSFSMLSNLLQLNISNNPHLLSLNKYTFANTSSLRYLDLRNTGLQTLDEAAFQNLITLQTLYLSGNPWKCNCFFLDFTIYLIVSHLNYPDEQNATCVEPTELAGWPITKVGNPLRYMCITNLDLQDYIFLLLISFCIFCAGTVAAWLTGVCAVLYQNACRKSSEDEVEDEEAENEDEQRVEVSRRIFHSRVDSGHDGFPQLI